Proteins found in one Cryptococcus neoformans var. grubii H99 chromosome 14, complete sequence genomic segment:
- a CDS encoding E3 ubiquitin-protein ligase synoviolin — translation MARRFALYGVASTVFAFGVVSTALRTRANFYAAAVSIGKSSGSMMILGNFILFNAILLGIGVKKLFFGQLRTIEYEHLWEKLWMFLTESLLALAIFRDDFSISFMAMFSVLVFLKCFHWITADRIDYMDQIPPPGPPRQFHIRMVSIVSFLMLLDFLFVSYSLETILLEGVSAMIIFASEFVILQATIAGSAARYAVGVIDLRRARGREDAPVWEAKSTYLFYIDLSVDFIKLLTYLMFFTVIFLNYGLPLHILRDVYLTLMSFMGRIRDLMRYRRATRDMDNLYPDATEEELERSGDRTCIICREEMISRSQREREGMPVNEGGPNETPKKLQCGHVFHFHCLRSWLERQQKCPTCRRDVLTRQRPPGLVYNPPMPQEPLRPAPAARPGDHGRDAQLVELMRQNLNEYFPNDNNRRDGAARTSTTQGTNSRAAESSGSQEGTEQRIQRGIWGGPIVPGRFTPAPLGAAPRLSSSPTPFTLRRSGQATPTQTVPQMSAANQRENSDNLPSNPRIPQDSPSYYNNSRVVSGNVTPFSSNPPFSFSNTGAARSAREETGQDENDVRRQVADAALRRLGGMTGSGESLPSVREDKGKGREQMQEENELDRWDAVPRVHAQLAPKQFHVPDHDHLSRSNKRPKLDSSAAYAPPFENWTQRIERTSDGTRRGLDERLKLLGQVDERIWGLVGELTRLRSEWEAEDGAVSRTSSSRSSPGEGAAAPVAASSVSDPRLGDDSAVEQ, via the exons ATGGCGCGCCGTTTCGCGCTCTACGGTGTTGCCTCGACCGTCTTCGCCTTTGGCGTGGTCTCTACGGCCCTGCGGACAAGAGCCAACTTTTATGCGGCAGCTGTATCTATTGGAAAGAGCAGTGGATCTATGATG ATACTAGGTAacttcattctcttcaaTGCCATATTATTAGGCATAGGTGTGAAGAAATTATTCTTTGGCCAGCTGCGTACCATCGAATATGAG CATTTATGGGAGAAACTGTGGATGTTCTTAACTGAATCTTTGCTGGCATTGGCTATCTTCCG AGATGatttctccatttctttCATGGCCATGTTCAGCGTCTTGGTGTTCTTGAAGTGTTTCCACTGGATTACAGCCGATCGAATAGACTAC ATGGATCAAATACCTCCGCCAGGTCCGCCTAGGCAATTCCACATTCGAATGGTCTCCATTGTCTCCTTCCTTATGCTCCTCGACTTCCTCTTTGTCTCATATTCTCTTGAAACAATACTTCTCGAGGGTGTGTCCGCCATGATCATCTTTGCATCCGAATTCGTCATTCTTCAGGCGACAATTGCCGGTAGCGCAGCTAGGTACGCTGTTGGTGTGATCGATTTGAGGAGAGCGCgcggaagagaagatgccCCAGTCTGGGAGGCAAAGAGCACGTATCTCTTCTACATCGATCTTTCTGTTG ACTTTATCAAACTTCTTACTTACCTCATGTTCTTCAccgtcatcttccttaACTACGGTCTCCCTCTTCACATTCTCCGTGACGTCTATCTGACCCTCATGTCATTCATGGGTCGGATTCGCGACCTCATGCGTTACCGACGCGCCACGCGTGATATGGACAATTTGTATCCCGACGCCACTGAAGAGGAGCTTGAAAGATCGGGCGATCGAACGTGCATCATTTGCCGTGAGGAGATGATCTCTCGGAgccaaagggaaagggaggggATGCCAGTTAATGAGGGCGGGCCTAATGAGACGCCAAAGAAACTTCAATGCGGACATGTGTTCCATTTTCATTGTTTGCGCAGCTGGCTTGAAAGGCAACAAAAATGCCCCACTTG TCGCCGAGATGTTCTCACGCGTCAAAGACCTCCTGGTCTCGTGTACAATCCTCCGATGCCCCAGGAACCACTAAGGCCCGCTCCCGCTGCACGCCCAGGTGACCACGGTCGAGACGCCCAGCTTGTCGAGCTGATGCGTCAAAACTTGAATGAGTACTTTCCTAATGATAACAATCGTCGGGATGGGGCTGCTAGAACATCCACTACTCAAGGTACAAACTCGCGTGCGGCGGAGAGTTCTGGTTCTCAAGAAGGAACTGAGCAAAGGATACAGAGAGGTATTTGGGGAGGGCCTATCGTTCCTGGTCGATTTACTCCCGCTCCACTTGGTGCGGCTCCCAGATTATCTTCATCCCCCACCCCCTTCACACTACGCCGAAGTGGACAAGCAACCCCCACTCAAACCGTTCCTCAAATGTCTGCTGCCAATCAGCGGGAAAACAGTGACAACCTTCCGTCAAATCCTCGTATTCCTCAAGATTCACCATCATACTATAACAATTCCCGAGTCGTCTCAGGCAATGTCacacctttttcttcaaatccGCCTTTCAGTTTCAGTAATACCGGAGCTGCCAGATCTGCGAGAGAGGAGACTGGACAGGACGAGAATGATGTCAGGAGACAGGTTGCAGATGCGGCACTGCGAAGATTAGGGGGTATGACTGGGAGCGGGGAGTCTCTGCCTTCTGTCAGAGAAGAcaaggggaagggaagagagcagatgcaagaagaaaatgagcTGGACCGATGGGACGCCGTACCTCGTGTCCATGCTCAGTTAGCTCCCAAACAATTCCACGTTCCCGACCACGACCATCTATCTCGCTCCAACAAAAGGCCTAAACTTGATAGTTCTGCAGCATACGCACCACCCTTCGAAAACTGGACACAAAGGATAGAGAGGACATCCGATGGTACCAGGCGCGGATTGGATGAGCGGTTAAAGTTACTGGGTCAGGTGGATGAAAGGATTTGGGGGTTAGTGGGTGAATTAACGAGATTGAGGAGTGAATGGGAAGCGGAGGATGGCGCAGTGAGCAGGACATCTTCCTCACGTTCATCACCGGGTGAGGGTGCTGCTGCACCTGTGGCTGCATCCTCTGTATCTGACCCGCGGCTGGGGGATGATAGTGCTGTGGAGCAGTAG
- a CDS encoding ABC transporter family protein, translating into MSSSNRNVVEDLELVPIQHTDIPPVTPSQITNPPVLVESEEQGRLHRENGDWRKSALLNLPPPLPFDLAVEMLTIGVPDRKALRWIPNLSKVFAKRKEKDEEETERPKKKWILQDVSCECQNGEVLAILGGSGSGKTTLLNAIANRISGLPTTNGEVAYYSAGRHAEITRGMKLEKGQVKKRIGFVRQQDFLVECLTGDAISFIVEQTIDELGLRDAADTVVGGPLRKGISGGEKRRLSIGCVLVTLPSVLVLDEPTSGLDAFTSYLLLLTLSQLARRGRTIILSIHAPRSDAFEIFDRVALLSKGRIVYSGLRKDCLAWFYSLGHEVERGVNPLDFLIDVSSVDNRTPENEEASIARVRSLIQAWNNRSPTHWADNLEKASMQSSTSSISIDHLSPQGNNFDEVSSNGVGGDDTSPDIDARDEQRPGLWKQTRVLTARAHRNVYRNVPQLVGFAMQAVLLGVIIGVTYYQLPETPTGIQSLKNLSFQLIPGVFYLQQVFWIYKFCTDLVIFDREREDRLYDVIPYVFSDFISYLIPSILSPTIYVVLVYFISKLRTDDLAANLFITIASVIFRGIYAGQLAEFVSNDECTGVDDISNQVLGIVATTQFKDRIFDCPAESNANLNQCLGNNVLNGLNFDYTINIGAWFGGLIGLAVVEYALACVVLWGLPAGGVKHASEIDSHHRGKETDVRESHMTRDKIDVSVRNLSLIWKRRGRGSLKDREKVILNDLSLDFPAGEVSAILGPSGAGKSTLLQLIAGRQLNPGPFSHYAISGTLLFANQPISRTTQSNIAFVEQDDDWHLPSLTVRETLTYAAILRLPDKMPKKQKVARAETVLRMLGLKDCADLPVGGALLKGISGGEKRRLSLAVQMINDPAILVVDEPTSGLDASIALGVMHVLRDIAATGRTVIATIHQPRSDIWRLTDNVTLLAKGGTIAYTGKRSDAVQYFASINYAMPSEFFNPADHLLDLVSIDPRVSYHDQSLTRVNSLTSQWRIRSAGQENGDEQGKNGAGSAIIKHGEGTTPMRIALPVVLERHWKNLWRRKDVFFNRLGQTPLLGALFILFFQRLTHGPAGAQDRIGVTIESTSAIAFVGLLNAMSIFPADRNLYLHEAKSSARYSPATFVITYSLVEVGFELVGGFGYGAIASTFTFLSECRASLDVDERRYRVVSTILSLIGQVSGVISLSVPAWLAAIAWGTCVKAATRVQIINEAVGLEFHCTNEEISSGACVAQSGEQLHR; encoded by the exons ATGTCCAGCTCCAATCGCAACGTCGTCGAAGATCTCGAACTTGTGCCGATCCAGCACACCGACATACCCCCAGTAACACCTTCACAAATTACCAACCCACCTGTCTTGGTCGAATCagaagagcaagggagGTTACACAGGGAAAACGGAGACTGGAGGAAAAGCGCCCTTCTCAATTTACCACCGCCTCTGCCGTTTGACTTGGCAGTGGAAATGCTTACAATAGGCGTGCCGGATCGCAAAGCTCTTAG GTGGATACCCAACCTATCTAAGGTATTtgcaaagaggaaggaaaaggatgaagaggagacagAAAGgccaaagaaaaagtggaTTTTGCAAGATGTTAGCTGCGAGTGTCAGAATGGAGAGGTTCTAGCAAT TCTGGGCGGTTCGGGATCAGGCAAGACGACCCTCTTGAATGCCATTGCAAATCGCATATCCGGTTTACCTACTACCAATGGCGAAGTGGCTTACTACTCTGCAGGACGGCATGCGGAAATCACGAGAGGTATGAAACTAGAGAAGGGGCAAGTGAAAAAGCGTATAGGGTTTGTGAGACAGCAGGATTTCTTGGTAGAGTGCTTAACCG GTGACGCGATAAGTTTTATCGTGGAACAGACTATCGATGAACTAGGCTTACGAGATGCCGCCGATACTGTTGTTGGTGGCCCATTAAGAAAGGGTATATCaggtggagaaaagag GCGATTGTCGATAGGCTGTGTCTTGGTTACTTTACCTAGCGTACTAGTTCTCGAT GAACCTACATCTGGCTTGG ACGCTTTCACATCATATTTATTGCTTCTCACCTTGTCACAGCTTGCTCGTCGAGGACGAACTATCATTCTATCAATTCACGCCCCTCGTTCAGACGCTTTTGAAATTTTCGACCGAGTAGCACTTTTATCCAAGGGCAGAATTGTTTATTCTGGGCTTCGGAAGGACTGTCTCGCATGGTTTTACAGCCTCGGGCATGAAGTCGAGCGGGGAGTCAACCCCCTAG ATTTCCTGATCGACGTCTCTTCTGTCGATAATCGCACCCctgagaatgaagaggcCTCTATCGCACGCGTTCGCTCATTAATCCAAGCTTGGAACAATCGCTCCCCAACTCATTGGGCCGATAATCTCGAAAAAGCATCCATGCAAAGCTCAACTTCCTCCATATCCATCGACCACCTTTCACCTCAAGGAAACAATTTTGATGAGGTATCAAGTAACGGAGTAGGCGGAGACGATACCTCACCAGATATAGACGCTAGGGATGAGCAACGACCTGGCCTATGGAAACAAACAAGGGTGCTAACCGCCAGAGCACATCGGAATGTGTACAGAAACGTGCCGCAGTTAGTCGGGTTTGCAATGCAGGCGGTGTTATTAGGGGTCATCATTGGTGTAACGTACTACCAACTACCTGAA ACACCCACCGGTATTCAAAGTTTGAAAAACCTGAGTTTCCAGCTCATACCCGGTGTTTTTTATCTACAACAGGTGTTTT GGATCTACAAGTTCTGTACCGACCTTGTCATCTTTGAtcgagaaagagaagaccGTCTTTAC GACGTTATCCCCTATGTATTCTCTGATTTCATTTCGTATCTCATTCCCAGTATTTTATCACCCACCATCTATGTTGTCTTGGTCTATTTCATATCAAAACTTCGCACTGATGATCTGGCGGCAAATCTTTTCATCACTATCGCGTCT GTCATTTTCCGCGGCATCTATGCTGGGCAACTCGCTGAATTTGTTTCAAAT GACGAATGTACCGGT GTCGATGATATCTCAAACCAAGTCCTAGGAATCGTTGCGACGACGCAGTTCAAAGACCGGATATTCGATTGCCCGGCAGAATCAAACGCCAATCTGAATCAA TGCCTGGGTAACAACGTCTTGAATGGCCTCAACTTTGACTACACTATCAACATCGGAGCGTGGTTTGGAGGATTGATTGGTCTTGCAGTTGTCGAATACGCTTTGGCATGTGTTGTTTTATGGGGCTTGCCTGCTGGTGGAGTGAAACACGCCTCAGAAATAGACTCGCATCATCGCGGCAAAGAGACCGATGTGAGGGAAAGTCATATGACGAGGGATAAAATAGATGTATCT GTGAGAAATCTCAGTTTGATCTGGAAGAGACGAGGGAGAGGGTCCCTTAAGGATAGGGAAAAGGTCATCTTGAATGATTTATCCTTGGATTTTCCCG CCGGTGAAGTTTCAGCGATTTTAGGACCTTCGGGAGCCGGGAAG TCAACACTCTTGCAACTCATCGCAGGAAGGCAACTCAATCCAGGTCCCTTTTCACATTACGCAATCTCGGGTACTCTTCTCTTCGCAAACCAGCCCATTTCTCGTACCACCCAATCCAATATCGCTTTCGTAgagcaagatgatgattggCATCTACCTTCACTTACTGTTCGTGAAACACTTACCTATGCTGCTATATTACGACTTCCGGATAAGATGCCTAAGAAGCAGAAGGTTGCGAGGGCGGAAACAGTGTTGAGAATGCTTGGGCTCAAGGACTGTGCAGATCTTCCGGTTGGTGGTGCTTTGTTGAAAGGTATTAGTGGCGgtgagaaaagaagattgagtTTAGCTGTACAAA TGATCAATGACCCTGCGATCTTGGTGGTTGACGAGCC AACTTCTGGACTCGACGCTAGTATTGCTCTCGGGGTCATGCACGTTTTACGCGATATTGCGGCTACTGGACGGACAGTTATAG CTACTATTCATCAACCACGCAGTGACATCTGGAGGCTTACTGACAACGTGACTTTGTTGGCAAAGGGAGGTACCATAGCT TATACTGGAAAACGTTCGGATGCCGTCCAATACTTTGCTTCTATCAACTACGCCATGCCTTCCGAATTTTTCAACCCCGCCGATCACCTTTTGGATCTTGTCTCCATCGATCCTCGGGTCTCCTACCATGACCAGTCATTAACTCGAGTCAACAGTCTCACATCTCAATGGCGAATCCGATCAGCTGGGCAGGAAAATGGAGATGAACAAGGCAAGAATGGCGCAGGCTCTGCGATTATCAAGCACGGAGAAGGGACTACACCGATGAGGATAGCTTTGCCTGTTGTGCTGGAGAGGCATTGGAAAAATCTATGGAGGCGCAAGGATGTGTTTTTCAACAGACTAGGGCAGACCCCGTTATTGGGAGCATTGTTTATTTTATTCTTCCAGAGACTTACCCATGGACCAGCAG GTGCTCAAGATCGAATCGGTGTCACTATTGAGTCGACTTCAGCAATCGCTTTCGTTGGTCTTCTCAATGCCATGTCAATATTCCCTGCCGATAGGAATCTCTACCTTCATGAGGCTAAGTCTTCTGCTCGGTACTCACCAGCTACCTTTGTGATTACTTACTCTTTGGTTGAGGTTGGATTTGAGTTGGTGGGCGGGTTTGGCTACGGTGCTATTGCGAGTACATTTACTTTTTTGAGTGAATGTCGAGCTAGCCTGGATGTAGATGAACGTCGCTATAG AGTCGTTTCCACTATTCTCTCGCTCATCGGACAAGTCAGTGGCGTCATATCGCTATCTGTACCTGCTTGGTTGGCAGCC ATTGCCTGGGGTACATGCGTAAAAG CTGCGACGAGAGTTCAAATTATCAACGAGGCTGTCGGTTTAGAATTCCATTGTACCAATGAGGAAATTTCATCAGGAGCTTGTGTGGCTCAAAGCGGCGAGCAACT GCATCGCTGA